One Candidatus Sericytochromatia bacterium genomic window carries:
- a CDS encoding YraN family protein produces the protein MKAHTHLNCGRSGEELARGWLHGLGWHLLARNWRCRLGEIDLIADDHGVLVFVEVKTRRSGRFGRGSLAVNALKLRRLERLATLYMQATGERPCRLDVISIDWPSGAPRIEHLQGVSQ, from the coding sequence ATGAAGGCGCATACTCACCTGAATTGCGGAAGGTCAGGCGAAGAGCTTGCCCGGGGCTGGCTGCACGGCCTCGGATGGCACCTCCTGGCGCGGAACTGGCGCTGTCGCCTGGGAGAAATCGACCTGATCGCCGACGATCACGGCGTGCTGGTCTTCGTCGAGGTGAAGACGAGACGAAGTGGTCGTTTCGGACGCGGCAGCCTTGCCGTGAACGCGCTCAAGCTGCGCCGATTGGAGCGGCTGGCCACCCTGTACATGCAAGCGACGGGAGAGCGACCCTGCCGGCTGGATGTCATCAGCATCGATTGGCCATCAGGCGCTCCGCGGATCGAACATCTGCAGGGCGTGAGTCAGTGA
- the corA gene encoding magnesium/cobalt transporter CorA yields MSRRDFPMAIQRIEYKGVTWLNIPQPTVMDIEHLRQSFPFHPLDIEDLLGNLQRPKLDEYDDYLFLVLHMPIYDKDRRVTTPSEVNLFVGPDYLVSLHKGDLWPLTKLFESVQASERLQADNLGNGPGYLLYRLIDKLVDNCFPLVYKIERNVGEVEAKIFESKTRETVFDLSVIRRDIIAFRRIVKPQIPVISRLEFLKSRILSEELDIYFSDISDHLGKIWDSLEDLKTITESLNDTHTSLTSYQTSEVMRVLTTISVIMLPLTLVSGIYGMNIALPFSQNPHAFTFVMGVMAAVAIGMLGLFRMQRWI; encoded by the coding sequence ATGTCCAGAAGGGATTTCCCGATGGCGATCCAGCGGATCGAATACAAAGGCGTCACCTGGTTGAACATCCCGCAGCCCACGGTGATGGACATTGAACATCTGCGCCAGAGCTTTCCGTTTCATCCCCTCGACATCGAGGATCTGCTCGGCAACCTGCAACGCCCGAAACTCGACGAATACGACGACTATCTGTTCCTGGTGCTTCACATGCCGATTTACGACAAGGATCGGCGCGTCACGACTCCGTCCGAGGTGAATCTATTCGTGGGGCCGGACTATCTGGTGAGCTTGCACAAGGGCGACTTGTGGCCTCTGACCAAACTGTTCGAGTCGGTTCAGGCCTCTGAGCGCTTGCAGGCGGACAACCTGGGCAATGGTCCGGGGTACCTGCTGTATCGCCTGATCGACAAGCTGGTCGACAACTGTTTTCCGCTGGTCTACAAGATCGAGCGCAACGTGGGTGAGGTCGAAGCCAAGATTTTCGAAAGCAAGACCCGCGAGACCGTCTTCGACCTCAGCGTCATCCGTCGCGACATCATCGCGTTTCGCCGCATCGTCAAGCCGCAAATTCCAGTCATCAGCCGACTCGAGTTTTTGAAGTCCCGGATCCTGAGTGAGGAACTGGACATCTATTTCTCAGACATTTCCGACCACCTCGGCAAGATCTGGGATTCTCTCGAGGATCTCAAGACCATCACCGAAAGCTTGAACGACACGCACACCTCGCTGACGAGTTACCAGACCAGTGAGGTGATGCGCGTGCTCACGACCATCAGTGTGATCATGTTGCCGCTGACCTTGGTGTCAGGTATTTACGGCATGAACATTGCCCTGCCGTTCTCTCAGAACCCTCACGCCTTCACCTTCGTGATGGGCGTGATGGCGGCCGTGGCGATCGGCATGTTGGGCCTGTTCAGAATGCAGCGTTGGATCTGA
- a CDS encoding M48 family metalloprotease, with protein sequence MRNRLVWGLFLLGAWQALVACDAQNVAAGGALAAQALTITAADERRMGEQTKQQVLQDTPRLEQEALQTYLAELGTAIVSTSEPSGRAFEWHVVVSDEVNAFAAPGGFVFVTTGALKLMQNEAQLVGVLGHEVAHVVRSHSLQGIRQALLAQGVVTGVLGAEPDKLAELGAKVASSLILKHNDRAFELESDLWGADAAHALGYDPRELAAFLLILSRQAGEPPKWASWFFDHPGTPERIAALEAHVASRGWNLSATRQDAARFRARIAGL encoded by the coding sequence ATGCGCAACCGATTGGTCTGGGGCCTTTTCCTGCTGGGGGCCTGGCAAGCCCTGGTGGCTTGTGACGCCCAGAACGTGGCGGCGGGTGGCGCGCTGGCTGCCCAGGCCCTGACGATCACGGCGGCCGACGAGCGACGAATGGGGGAGCAGACCAAGCAGCAGGTGTTGCAGGATACCCCGCGTCTCGAGCAGGAAGCCCTTCAGACCTATCTGGCGGAACTCGGGACGGCGATCGTCTCGACGAGCGAGCCCAGCGGAAGGGCCTTCGAATGGCACGTGGTGGTATCCGACGAGGTGAACGCCTTCGCCGCCCCCGGTGGGTTTGTCTTCGTCACCACGGGGGCCCTGAAACTCATGCAGAATGAGGCCCAGCTGGTCGGGGTGCTGGGGCATGAAGTGGCGCACGTCGTGCGCTCCCATTCTCTTCAAGGAATTCGACAGGCCTTGCTGGCCCAGGGGGTCGTGACGGGGGTGCTGGGGGCAGAACCGGACAAGCTGGCGGAACTGGGGGCCAAGGTCGCCTCCAGCCTGATTCTCAAGCACAATGATCGGGCCTTCGAACTGGAATCCGACCTGTGGGGCGCCGACGCCGCCCATGCCTTGGGCTACGATCCGCGGGAGCTCGCGGCGTTCCTGCTCATCCTGTCGCGCCAGGCGGGGGAACCGCCGAAATGGGCCTCTTGGTTTTTTGATCATCCTGGAACGCCCGAGCGCATCGCGGCCCTGGAGGCCCATGTGGCCTCGCGCGGTTGGAACCTCTCGGCAACACGGCAAGACGCCGCGCGATTTCGCGCGCGCATCGCAGGGCTGTGA